The genomic segment AGCTTCCTGCTGGGGCTATTTGAGGATGGGCCCCATTGCTATTTAAAGCTTGGGGTGTGGAATTGGGGGAGGTTGGGTGGGTGGGACTAGCAAGCCAGCTGAAAGCCATGTCTCTTTCCTGCACGGGGCCTCCCTTATTTGAGCTGTTTTTGTGCCTGAGGTTTTGCCTGGCCTTTCCCTCTGCCAGGGCTATTTAAACAGGGAGCAGATGATCCACCCAAACTCAGGAGATGCCTGCCAGCAAAAGCATTGTCAGTTGCAAGGATTTGCCTGAAAGAACCCTCAGATGTACCCAGATGTACCTTCCACTAGGTTGGCAGGTTGTCTTTGAGACCACGACCACTCATGCTGGATCTTTCTCTTGTCCTGCCCAAGGACATTTttgcctcccttcccctttccattGCACACTTCCACCCCTATCCACCTTTCAGGAACCCAAGTTTTGGaagagctttctctctcttttctactgGAAATGACTTGTTCTCTATCACAATAGCAGGGATGGGGAAGTGGCAGAAGGAGAAAACCCCTTCCTCTATCCCCATCCCCCAAGCCTAACGATACACATACCTTCCTGGCTTAAGTCCTGGAAGCATACCAGGCACAGCTGTCAAAGGAACTCCTTGTGCCTTTGGAGGGCCCTGGGTGACCCCGGTGACAACAACCCAGCTTGACAAGAGCTCCCTGTGAGGGGCTAACCAACTATGGCAACATGGAGGTCCCTGTCCTGGATCAATCCCACCCTATCATGGGTAGGGGGATTGTTCCACTCTAAAAACCTGAAAGCTTTTCTGCTTTGAGACACTCATGCCAGCTTTCAATGGACTGTCTGAGGCTGGCTGAGCTATTAATAGCTGTGAGTATTTTGAGATCCCTTTCCCCACCTTAAAGAACACAGAGATTCTTAGAGAGGTGGCAGTAAGCAGAGCAGAGCCAGAGACAAGAGAATATACCCAGCTTGGGAAGGGGGCATGAAGTTTGTGCCAAGCCAGGGATAGAGTGGAGCCGCCACGAGTAGGGAGTGAACATGATCAGCAGATTCTGAGCTGGCAATCAGGTTGGAGCAGCCCCACCCTTCACTGTTGGAGAACACTGGGCCAGAGCTAGCTCCCTGACCTCGGCAGCTCCCCTGGGGCAGGGCCAGCCACCTGAGCTGTGACTAGTTCCCTGTGGAGGGGTAGTGTGGGAGGGCCACCAGGGTGACACTTGGAGGCAAAGGCTGGTTCTGGGCAGAGTCACAGTGAGCCGGGCAGAAGACCTGCCTGAGGGATCCTGTGGCCCCAATTTGTGTGCAGGTAGCAGAGGCAGCAGGCCGTGCCGGGGGGGCATGTTGCTGTAACCAGTGGCCCAGGGGATGTTACGGTGGACAGTGCACCTGGAGGGCGGGCCCCGCAGGGTGAACCATGCTGCAGTGGCTGTCGGGCATCGGGTATACTCCTTCGGGGGTTACTGCTCTGGTGAAGACTATGAGACATTGCGTCAGATAGATGTGCATATTTTCAATGCAGGTAAGCCAGTGCTGGAGCCGTCCCCTGGGTCCCCACATCAGGGAGGGAAATGGGCTGCTGAATGAGCTTTGGCTGTGGTCTCTGGGGCCAAGGGGACTGGGGACGAATACCTGGTTTGGAGAAAGGTGGACAACCTGGAGGGAGGTTCCCGGGGCTGAGCAGAGCTATGCCCACAGTGTCCTTGCGTTGGACAAAGCTGCCCCCGGTGAAGCCTGCCATCCGTGGGAAAGCTCCTGTGGTTCCCTACATGCGGTATGGACACTCGACTGTCCTCATCGACGACACCGTCTTCCTCTGGGGCGGGCGGAATGACACCGAAGGGGCCTGCAATGTGCTCTATGCCTTTGACGTCAGTGAGTATGGCTCTCAGAGGGGCTGTGTCCTTCCAGTGTTGCCTCGGGTGCCTGAGAAAAGCTTGGGTTGGGGGTCTTGGGGAGTAGAGTACCCCAGAGCTCAAGAGGGACTGTCATAGAGGGTGCTAACTTGAGTCATTTTCTCATCTCCTTCAGATACTCACAAGTGGTTCACACCCCGCGTGTCAGGGACAGTTCCTGGGGCCCGGGATGGACATTCGGCCTGTGTTCTGGGCAGGATCATGTACATTTTTGGGGGCTACGAGCAGCTGGTAGGtctgggaagaaactaagaggtTTAGGGTGGGACTGAGAAAGAGGAAGGGCAATTTAGGGTGATGAAATGGGAGGCTTTGGCTTGTTTGCAGGTTTTGAGGGGAGAGATGAAAGGTCAGTGACCAttgcctccctctcttcttcctccttttctcttcctaCTCAGGCGGACTGCTTTTCCAATGACATTCATAAGCTAGATACCAGCACCATGACATGGACTCTTATCTGTACAAAGGtctgctctttgttttttctccCAGCTCCCCACCCTCCATTGAAGAAATCATAGGAAGTTCAGTCAGAGCGGATCCTCTTCCAGCCTTTGTGCTGACCCCTCCaccatctctctgcctctgcccaggGCAACCCTGCACGCTGGAGGGACTTCCACTCAGCCACGATGCTGGGAAGTCACATGTATGTCTTTGGGGGCCGTGCCGACCGCTTTGGGCCATTCCATTCCAACAATGAGATTTACTGCAACCGCATTCGCGTCTTTGACACCAGAACTGAGGCTTGGCTGGACTGTCCCCCAACTCCAGTGCTGCCTGAGGGGCGCCGGAGCCACTCGGCCTGTGAGTGTTTGTTACTTCCCCGTGGAGTTCCCTTCCTGCCCTCCTCACACTCTTgacctttcctctctccttccagtTGGCTACAATGGGGAGCTGTACATCTTTGGTGGCTATAATGCAAGGTTGAACCGGCATTTCCATGACCTCTGGAAGTTTAATCCTGGTAAAGAGCACTGCCTTTAGGGGAGGAACAAGGAGCaattgaggtgggaggaaaagaaaagaatgctgagGAGGTgaggggatgggggcagggaaGATACCTGGACTAGACAGGTGTTGAACTTCCATGTAAATTTCTCTTCAGTGTCCTTTACCTGGAAAAAGATTGAACCGAAAGGGAAGGGGCCATGTCCCCGCCGGCGCCAGTGTTGCTGTATTGTTGGTGACAAGATTGTCCTCTTTGGGGGTACCAGGttaggagaagagagggaaggggctCAGGGAAGTGACTAATGGGAGAGGGGGAGGTATTTGAAAAGAGGGTCTCGTGAGTAGTTTTCATCCTACTTTCATCTCTTTTGATCGAGACAGTCCGTCTCCTGAGGAAGGCCTCGGAGATGAATTTGACCTCATAGATCATTCTGACTTACACATTTTGGACTTTAGTAAGTACAGTTATTCCTGAATTGCTCCTGCCATCAAGGTCCCTGTCTTTGGGTGGTGATATCCAGGACTGAACCCTTTCCTCAGCTTTGACCATCTCCTTTCTACAACTTCACCCCTAAAGGCCCTAGTCTGAAGACTCTGTGCAAACTGGCCGTGATTCAGTATAACCTGGACCAGTCCTGTTTGCCCCATGATATCAGGTACAGTGAGTGGTTGGAAGTGGGGGATTGGGTGAGGGTGAGTGAGCAGCACAGGTGTGACCTGATTAGCTTGGTGTCAGTATGGAGGAGACAAAGGTTTTTGTTCTGGAGATGTAGTATACTTGTGGGAAATGAGATGAAAGGAGGTGAATTGACAGCCATCATATAAAACTGTCGGCAGAATaagttatatgaaaaaaatccagCTCAGCAGCATCGCTTTCTGAGACCGGAGCTTATACAGTTGTTTTTGTGAACATGCTGAGAAAAACTGATTAAATCCTTAGAACCTAGCTGCAAAGTAAAGACAAGTTTAGGAGCCTCTGGATCACACTGGTTCTAGATCTGGCTGCTTCCCTTTGAATTTCATTCTTAGGTTCCGGTTAACCACCAAATGTTACTTTGTGTATAAATTTTCCTGTCTGGGTCATTCTAAGACATTTCCTCTCTTTGTATCAGTGTAGTTTAACTTTtgctggttgggcatggtggctcacgcttgaaatcccagcactttggaggtcgaggtgggcaaatcacttgaggtcaggagtttgagactagcctggccaacgtggtgaagccctctctctattaaaaataacaaaaattggctgggcgcggtggctcatgcctgtaatcttagcgctttgggaggccgaggtgggtggatcatctgaggtcaggagttcaggaccagcctggccatcagggtgaaaccccatctttaaaaataaataaataaacaaataacaaaaattagccaggtgtggtggtagccaccagtagtctcagctactctcaAGGTTGAGGCcaaagaattgcttcaacccgggaagcgggggttgcagtgagtcgagattctgccagtacaccactgcactctggcctgggtgacagaatgagactcttaaaaaaatagTATGATGGGATTGGCGGGGAAGGCCCAGGAGAAGGATAGGAGAGCTAAGTCAGGACCTTAAAAGGATGCGAGTTGAGAGCCAAAATTGGTATTCTGGTGGGGGTGAGGCATTCCTGTTGAGGGTAAGGTGGAGGGGCTGCCTGGTTGGCTCTAAACAGCAGGAAAGGCAGGTTGGGATGTTGACTGACATGTATACACTGATCTCAGGTGCCTGGACACtagaatatgcatatatatatatgtacataaacagGAAATCCATATGAGCTTGGAGGTAGAGGAGTGGGTGGTGGTGGATTTGGTAGTGGGTGGTTCTGATTGTTAAACCTAGTAGGTCTCTAAGTAAGAGGTGGCTGTGGTTGGTTGAGCTTTAGGAATTTAGAGGGACTGGTGTGTTTATGGCTTGGTTCAAGCATCTCTGGGCTTGGGCTGAGGGCTCCCTCTTCTTTCTGTCTGTTACCATTGGCCTTCCAGGTGGGAGCTGAATGCTATGACCACCAACAGCAATATCAGTCGCCCCATCGTCTCCTCCCATGGGTAGGAGGAAGTTTCTGCCACCTCCCCTCCTGAGCCTGCTGTCATCTTCACTGCCCCTGCCCATCTGTCACCCACCTGCTCCTTTGGACCCTGGACTTGGTATACCTCTATGTGGAGTTGTTGGGCGAGAAGTGTTCTTTGTACTGTGA from the Saimiri boliviensis isolate mSaiBol1 chromosome 4, mSaiBol1.pri, whole genome shotgun sequence genome contains:
- the KLHDC3 gene encoding kelch domain-containing protein 3 is translated as MLRWTVHLEGGPRRVNHAAVAVGHRVYSFGGYCSGEDYETLRQIDVHIFNAVSLRWTKLPPVKPAIRGKAPVVPYMRYGHSTVLIDDTVFLWGGRNDTEGACNVLYAFDVNTHKWFTPRVSGTVPGARDGHSACVLGRIMYIFGGYEQLADCFSNDIHKLDTSTMTWTLICTKGNPARWRDFHSATMLGSHMYVFGGRADRFGPFHSNNEIYCNRIRVFDTRTEAWLDCPPTPVLPEGRRSHSAFGYNGELYIFGGYNARLNRHFHDLWKFNPVSFTWKKIEPKGKGPCPRRRQCCCIVGDKIVLFGGTSPSPEEGLGDEFDLIDHSDLHILDFSPSLKTLCKLAVIQYNLDQSCLPHDIRWELNAMTTNSNISRPIVSSHG